In Rhodopirellula sp. P2, the DNA window GATGGATGCAAGCACTCGCTTCGGAAAACCTTGCCGATCGCAAAACATCAGAACCTGGCTCCAACAACGATGCACTGGGACATGCCGGTGGATTGTCCAAAGTCTCGCTCGTCTTGTTAACCGATGACGACATCGTCCTGGCCGGCACCGTCGGCGGCTTTGAGCAAGTGAATGGTTGGCAAGTTGATCGACGCACGGGTCTTCCCCCCATGAACCTGACTTCGCTCGCCGTTGGATTGTCAGCCGCGCTTCACCAACAACCTTTTGGCTGCACGATCGATCCCACACAAGACGGCCTGAAAAAGGCCACCGCTCTCGGACAATCCATCGTCTCGGGCGACGTCCCGATGGGACTGGCAGCCGAGTCATTGGCTGAGGCCTTGGGGCGACAAGACATCCACGTCTTTGGCACTTCCGCAGATCACGAGATCGCTTGGCTGCTCATCGAAGCCGATCGACACATGAAACGACTGGCACTTGGTGACGAAGACATGCCGGACGGAGTTCGCAACTACTTGCAAACCATCCAAGCCACCGCGGGCAATTCACCGCCCGCCGATCTGTTGCTTCGACTTTGGTTCACGGGGCAACCCTTGGAAGTGCAGCATGAGCGAGCTGATTCCGCCAACCTGTGGCAGTTGTCAGGAACGCCCTTGCGACTCAGTGGCGAGAACGAAATGGCGTTGCTGAATGGTCGGCGCGGCAACGTTGTGCTGGATCCATCCACGGAAGCCTTCGTCAATCACTTCAACCAACAATGGTCAACAATCCGAACACGTTACCCGCTCTACGGCGCACTCGAATCGGTCTACCAGGCCACCGCTTTGGGGCAGCTGTGGGTGCAAAGCAGCCGGAAAGATTCGCCCACGGTTTCACCGCAAAACGACCACGCAACTCTGCAGCGAGCGTTACTGCACTTCGCCTCCCGAAGGTCCACCCAATTGGTAACGCCAACGCAAGTGGACTCGATCGCAGTCCTGCATCGATATCGGCACCGCAACAAAATGCATCAACTGATCCTGGCCAGCGGCGGAGTCAGCGTCGCACCTTCGGACCTGTTGCCGAATCAAATGTTGCCGCGTCCAAGCTTGGCCAACTACGGCAAACTCGTCGACGCCCGCCCCAGTGATCGCTGGTGGTGGAACGCAGAATGACTGACCGAGACGCCCGGTTTCCATCGGCTGGCGTCGATAGCTACATCCTGTCGCCACTTCTTGGCTGAGACTCCCACACCAGTCCCAACGGGACGACAGGTTGTCGCCACGGGTGCAACCCCGTGGTCAGGAGAGCAACGCACCAAAAACCAAAGCCCTGAAGGGGCGACAGGTGTTTGGAAACCGCATGCGACCTGCCGTCCCTTCAGGACTGGATGATTCTGTCGCCGCCCGAATCCATCGGCTCACGCCGATGGCTACATCATGCCGCCACTTCGAGGCTAAGACTCCCACACCAGTTTCCATCGGCTGGCGCCGATGGCTACAACCTGTCACCACTTCGTGGCTGAATCGCCCGCACCAGTCCCAACGGGACGATATTCGTCGCCACTTCGTGGCTGTCCTTGAGCAGACGCCTAAACCACTTCGCGATACAGCGCTCTCGTGGAGTCTTCGTCGAGCTCGATGGGGTTGAATGTGCCGGTCCACTGCTTCAGCGCATCTTCGACGAACAATCCAATGTCCGATGTTGGGATCGAAAGGTCGTCCAGCGTTGTCGCGAGGTCCGCTGCCCGCATCCACTCTTCAATCCATTCGGCCAAACGTGTGGGCGCCTCGGAAACCTCGCTGCAAGGTTCGAGCTCTCTCAGCAACTCCGCGTACCAATCCGCGTGAACGGTTCCGTTGAACCGAACGACCGCTGGCAACATCAGCCCCACCGCTTGACCGTGCACGATATCATGCCGAGCAGTCAAAGGATTGGCCGTGGCGTGCGCCGCGCCCAACATCGATGTTTCGATCGCCATGCCAGCCAAGCACGCCCCGAGTTGCATGTCCGCACGAGCTTCCAAGTCATCGGGAACCTGTAACACGCGAACAAAAGATCGAGCCAACAAACCAAAGGCACGCCGACTGTAGGTCGTCGACATCACATTGCGTTTTTTACTGACGTAGGTTTCAACCGCATGCGAGATCGCATCGATGCCGGTCAGAGCCGTCACCCCGCGAGGCTGGGTCAACGTGAATGTGGGATCCAGCAATGCGATTCGGCAAGCGGCCTTGGGATCACCGCACGCCATCTTCACATGTGTTTCGGCATCGCTGATCAACGCGAAACTTTGAGCCTCGCTGCCGGTTCCCGCCGTGGTCGGGATCGCAATCATCGGCAACATTTCTGACGTTGCTTTGCCCACGCCGTGGTAGTCGTGAATGCGACCACCGCAGCTGTAAACAAAGTTGATGCCTTTGGAGCAATCCATGCTGCTGCCGCCCCCCAGCCCAATCAGCAGATCAGGCTGGAAATCCGCGGCCACGCTCACGCCCGCATCGACCATTGCAGACGTCGGATTTTCGGCGAAGTCATGAAAGGACGCGACTTCCCAGTCGCTCTCGCGGAGCAGGCTGGTGATGCGATCAAAATGCCCCGCGGCGACGATCCCCGGATCGCAAACGACCAAAACTCGCGGTCGCCCCGATCCCAAAACGCCTCCTAGAGAACGTGCCAACTCGTTGATCTGATTCGAAACGTTCGGCCCAAACACGATTCGCGTTCGTGGATGAAGATCAAACGGTTGCATGCGGGTGTCCTAAAAAAGGGCGGCAATCGAGGCGGGAGATCAGGTGGGAAGGACCATCAGTTGAACGCATCCGTCGCTCACGCCAAACCCCATTGACGTCGCAGAAACCACTCGACCGACAAAGCCCCGGCAAACAAAAGAAAAATAAGCCAACCGCTCAGCGGTCCGTCACCCAATCGGAACTTTTCGATCACCGTTCGGGTGGACTCCGTCCGGCGAGACAGGATCAAATCCACCAATTCGTCGATCTGCTCTGGCTCGAACACTCGCCCGCCCGACCCCGATGTCGCCGAGGCAATTTGACGAAGCAACGAATGATCGGTCGCCGACGCCGTTAATTCTCGCGTGTCGTCGAGCACCTGAAACGCCACCTCAGCCGGTTCGATCGAGTCACCGTTTTCCGCCGAAGCGTCTTGCTTGGGCGCGGCCACACGCAAACGATGAAAACCAGCTGGCATCGTCGGCAACTGGCCGGTGAGCGAAACAGACGACTCCCCCGACGACGTGGTGCTGGACATCGGCACCACGATTGATTCTCCCGACGCGAGAATCACTTCGGCTTGCAGCGTCCCTGCGTCAGGAAGCGATGAAAGATCGCCTTGCATCGTCGCGGTGAACGCAGGTGTCTCCGTTGCCACAAATCGACGCGGCGACAATTCCAATTGGATCGTTTGCTGCGAGGAATCTTCTCGGGCGAGCGACCAAAGAATCAACTGCCGCCAAAACCGCCGATGAAAATCCCCCAGCCCCGCGCGTCGCCACGTCCAGGTGGAATCAAACGCCAGTGCCGCGACTCGGCCGCGACCGTATTCCCCGATGACCATCATGGGTTCGTCATTGGCCGTCTGCAACAAAACTTGAACGCCCGGAGCGACTCGAACCGAAGGCCATCGATTGGCACCCGGCATCGGTGGCAAGTTCGACCAACCGATCAGACTGCCTTGGTGGCTCGCTTGGATGGTCGTGATCGGATGCGTGGTGGCAGGTTGCAAACTCACCGATTGTCGCGTGGGGTCAGCATCGCTCGCCAATCGATTGGATGAACTCAACGGCCCAGGCGGTTGTCGCTGCCGATCATCCAATTGCACCGGCAAGACTTTCGCCAGCGGTGTCGACGCGTAGCCGCCTCGTGAATACGTGTGCTCGCCGCCCAACATGATCAGCGCGGTGCCTTCCCCAACCGAGTCGGCCAGTTCTTGCAACTGTTCATTGCCCAGCGCTGCCGCATGCAAGTCGCCCAGGATCACCACGTCGTAACGACCTCGGCTGAAGTCATCGGCCAAATCGATCGGCCAGGCACTGACGGTGTCACGCGGGATCCAGCGGTAGGTCAGTTCCAAATCCAAGAACCGACCAAGCGCCCAGCGCAAATCCTTTTGTTCCAATCGTGGCGTCCCTTCGACATACAACACACGCCCGCCACCTTCGCGAACATCAACAAACGCGACTTGCGAATTGTTGTCGGTGATCGTCTCGCCCGATCGAGTCTCGACACTGGCCACCAACCGATATTGGCCTGGCTTGGGAGCCAAAACCGGCACCTCGATCGAAATCGTTTGCTCCATCGTCTCGGGCGTGACCGTGCGAGTCGCGGCGATGGTGGTTTGCCCCGCGGAATCAATCCACTGCAGCGAAACCTTGGCCGGTGATTGAACAACGCCCCGGGTGCGAACATCAAATGACACGCTGGATTCATTGCCCGTGAACATCCGATAGGTTTCGGGCAACGATTCAATCGCCAAATCAATCTGGCGTGACGCCTCCGCGGGAGGCCCCAAGGGGATGGTCCAAATCGGGACGCCCATCGCCCCCACCAAGCGGGCTTCTCGACGTGGGTCGGACTGCTCCGCTTCGTTGCCGTCGTTTCGATTGGTGATTTGAGTCCCGTCGCTCAAGACAGCCACTCCGGTCAACGGGCTGTTTCGTCCCCGGTTCATCGCCGCCAACAAAGGCGATGACAAATCGGTCGCTTTTCCTGAATGTTCGATCTCATCCACGCGGCTTGTCAGTGTCTCCAGTTCGCCTGTCCCACTCTCGCCGATGACGTTCGCCGAAGCATCAAACCCCATCACAACGACTTGCAACGCCTGATCAGAATCCGACAAACCGGCTGCCAATCGCTTCAGCGTCCTTCGCTGCTGTTCCCAACGATTCTCTGATCCATCGGATGGCAACCCCATGCTCGCCGACGTGTCGATGGCGATGGCCAGTGTCGCTGCCGCGGGACGATTGTCCGATCGAACGAGCGCCGGTCGGAGCAACACCAACGCCAGAGCAATCGATGCCAAACCACGCAACAACAACAGACTCTGCCTGCGACGCCCGCTCACTCCCGGAGGCAGAATCGTGAACAGCATCGCGACGATCAAACCCACCAACAGCAACGCGATTGGCAGCGAATCATAAATCGGGTCGAGACTCCAACTCACGTGGCCGCTCCCGAGGTGCGATAGAAGCGATTACTCAACAATTGCTCGGCAAGAAACACGACCACGGCCAACAACATCATCGGTCCATGCAGAGACACCGGAGGCGAACCGCCCACGCGGCCCTGGATCGACAATCGTTCCCCAGAATCCGATGGCATCCATTGTTCGGCGCCGAATCGCTGGTCCATCTCCGTCGCGGACACGCGTTCGTTCTGCGACCAAACAGGATCCAAGTTCGTTGAATAGCCACCCCAGTAGTCGGGGCCACGCAAAAACGTCGTTCCAACTTCATTCGTTTCGGGGAACACGCCGCCACGTTCGACCACGTCCACTTCGCTGACAACGGGTTCGCCGTCGAATGCACTTCCCGCTGCCATCGGTGGGTACAGTCGCACACTTGGTTCCGCCATTGCAGCAGTGGTGTTCTCCGCCGAATTCGAAGCAAGCTGAATCTGATTCGCCGCATCCTTCTCAGGAACCACGGCGGTCGCACCGACCAACACCGTCATGGCTTGGTCTGAAACTCCGGTCGCCCACTGCATCAGCCCACGCCAAGTGACAAACGCCGGCCAAGCGTCGGCGGCGGTGAACATTTCGTTCCAGGAACGCGTTTTCTTGGACAATGCAGGCAAGGGGGTAGTGAGCACCGCGACGCGGCCTGAATTCCCGTTTGATTCATCGGACTCGATCGTGCGAGCCAGGATGGCAGGGTGCTGAGTCCCGGCGTAGCGGACCACCGTCTGCCAACCGGCATCCACATTGGGTTCGGTCTGCCAGTAGCGATGGACCGGAAAAGAACTCCACGGTGGCTGATCGTCCAACAAGGTCAGCGGTCGTAGGATCGGGTGCGAGGGCAGACGCTCTTCCCAAAACTCTCCCGGCGGAGGCACACGCCACGAGCGCACCCAATGCGGCAACAACCGATCCTTGGCTCCTGACACATCCGCTTGATCGCTTGACCGCGCCACGCCCAACACTTCCGTTGACGGTCCCATCATCATCACCACGCCTCCACCGCGGCCAGCCAAATCCATCAGCTGGTCGACGGTATTCTTTGTCAGTCCCGTTCCCGAAACGACCGCTTGAGATGCCGCGTCAATTTGGATCGGCGGGTCGATCATTGCCACCGCATCAATCAACTGCCAATCCACCGCCGACAAATCAGAGTAAGCCACCCCGGCAACACGAAACCCAGCTCCGTCATCATCCGGTGCTTTGGGGGCTGTCAAAGCAAGGCCCAACTCGTTGCGTTCATCCGCGTGCTCACCCACCAACAGCACTCGCGGTGGGACGGGAATGGTGAGTGTCAAAAAACGTCG includes these proteins:
- a CDS encoding DUF1598 domain-containing protein; its protein translation is MFDWKKLFASVWLLAWIAFVAAPNSLAQDNSGPLVPGGFGPDVALPAGANPDPGAAGGQSLADFSQLMQLIQTTVEPESWEALGGVGTMAPYPAGIVVAPDGLLREIEADSTPEAKSVQWKKHAAALMLDAAASRDDTSTLVPEHWTSPSKIRCVSVRRWMQALASENLADRKTSEPGSNNDALGHAGGLSKVSLVLLTDDDIVLAGTVGGFEQVNGWQVDRRTGLPPMNLTSLAVGLSAALHQQPFGCTIDPTQDGLKKATALGQSIVSGDVPMGLAAESLAEALGRQDIHVFGTSADHEIAWLLIEADRHMKRLALGDEDMPDGVRNYLQTIQATAGNSPPADLLLRLWFTGQPLEVQHERADSANLWQLSGTPLRLSGENEMALLNGRRGNVVLDPSTEAFVNHFNQQWSTIRTRYPLYGALESVYQATALGQLWVQSSRKDSPTVSPQNDHATLQRALLHFASRRSTQLVTPTQVDSIAVLHRYRHRNKMHQLILASGGVSVAPSDLLPNQMLPRPSLANYGKLVDARPSDRWWWNAE
- a CDS encoding iron-containing alcohol dehydrogenase: MQPFDLHPRTRIVFGPNVSNQINELARSLGGVLGSGRPRVLVVCDPGIVAAGHFDRITSLLRESDWEVASFHDFAENPTSAMVDAGVSVAADFQPDLLIGLGGGSSMDCSKGINFVYSCGGRIHDYHGVGKATSEMLPMIAIPTTAGTGSEAQSFALISDAETHVKMACGDPKAACRIALLDPTFTLTQPRGVTALTGIDAISHAVETYVSKKRNVMSTTYSRRAFGLLARSFVRVLQVPDDLEARADMQLGACLAGMAIETSMLGAAHATANPLTARHDIVHGQAVGLMLPAVVRFNGTVHADWYAELLRELEPCSEVSEAPTRLAEWIEEWMRAADLATTLDDLSIPTSDIGLFVEDALKQWTGTFNPIELDEDSTRALYREVV
- a CDS encoding glutamine amidotransferase; the encoded protein is MSWSLDPIYDSLPIALLLVGLIVAMLFTILPPGVSGRRRQSLLLLRGLASIALALVLLRPALVRSDNRPAAATLAIAIDTSASMGLPSDGSENRWEQQRRTLKRLAAGLSDSDQALQVVVMGFDASANVIGESGTGELETLTSRVDEIEHSGKATDLSSPLLAAMNRGRNSPLTGVAVLSDGTQITNRNDGNEAEQSDPRREARLVGAMGVPIWTIPLGPPAEASRQIDLAIESLPETYRMFTGNESSVSFDVRTRGVVQSPAKVSLQWIDSAGQTTIAATRTVTPETMEQTISIEVPVLAPKPGQYRLVASVETRSGETITDNNSQVAFVDVREGGGRVLYVEGTPRLEQKDLRWALGRFLDLELTYRWIPRDTVSAWPIDLADDFSRGRYDVVILGDLHAAALGNEQLQELADSVGEGTALIMLGGEHTYSRGGYASTPLAKVLPVQLDDRQRQPPGPLSSSNRLASDADPTRQSVSLQPATTHPITTIQASHQGSLIGWSNLPPMPGANRWPSVRVAPGVQVLLQTANDEPMMVIGEYGRGRVAALAFDSTWTWRRAGLGDFHRRFWRQLILWSLAREDSSQQTIQLELSPRRFVATETPAFTATMQGDLSSLPDAGTLQAEVILASGESIVVPMSSTTSSGESSVSLTGQLPTMPAGFHRLRVAAPKQDASAENGDSIEPAEVAFQVLDDTRELTASATDHSLLRQIASATSGSGGRVFEPEQIDELVDLILSRRTESTRTVIEKFRLGDGPLSGWLIFLLFAGALSVEWFLRRQWGLA
- a CDS encoding BatA domain-containing protein; this translates as MTFFNATLILGTLAAVVPIALHLLARREPQRVVFPGVQFLRPKLSSQRSRLRIRRWWLLALRVLAVIALAVALARPHIDSALSSTWWTVGLMGLTGVGFLILASVAVARGMGRSLAIGVAVAGLVALLASLFLGTRTWATSGELSEGNTQPVAMALLIDNGPSSERMIASSEGTKSRRLDQAIREAATVIERLPEGSRLAVLDRSATPMGFALDAASARLRLSQMKPLANPLPVQERMDAAIELLRSSDLPGKQLVVVSDWNAASWKPSAQTPAMQPEDVAISMLQVDAGDDGNAGASEGALINRFLSPPKLIDAAPAPGVAIPISVSVGLESSANEDQSLNVTVQLSLYERDPSLPVIRDGELVLPKLRGVDRASATVVAGANVELVLTLPPLDLGTHHAVVELVGDDAFGWDDRRFLTLTIPVPPRVLLVGEHADERNELGLALTAPKAPDDDGAGFRVAGVAYSDLSAVDWQLIDAVAMIDPPIQIDAASQAVVSGTGLTKNTVDQLMDLAGRGGGVVMMMGPSTEVLGVARSSDQADVSGAKDRLLPHWVRSWRVPPPGEFWEERLPSHPILRPLTLLDDQPPWSSFPVHRYWQTEPNVDAGWQTVVRYAGTQHPAILARTIESDESNGNSGRVAVLTTPLPALSKKTRSWNEMFTAADAWPAFVTWRGLMQWATGVSDQAMTVLVGATAVVPEKDAANQIQLASNSAENTTAAMAEPSVRLYPPMAAGSAFDGEPVVSEVDVVERGGVFPETNEVGTTFLRGPDYWGGYSTNLDPVWSQNERVSATEMDQRFGAEQWMPSDSGERLSIQGRVGGSPPVSLHGPMMLLAVVVFLAEQLLSNRFYRTSGAAT